A stretch of the Gemmatimonadaceae bacterium genome encodes the following:
- a CDS encoding fasciclin domain-containing protein: MPSRTLAVASLLVLAACGGKKDDAAAVDSAASPATASMDSAPAAAAGTKDVVETAIAAGTFNTLAKALTAAGLVETLKGAGPFTVLAPTDEAFAKIPAKDLEALLADKAALTKVLTYHVIAGNVPASQVTTMSEATSLEGSKIAIKVVDGKVELNGTSMVTATDVPASNGVIHVINTVLMPPKP; encoded by the coding sequence ATGCCCAGTCGCACCCTCGCAGTTGCTTCATTGCTCGTGCTCGCCGCCTGCGGCGGCAAGAAGGACGACGCCGCCGCGGTCGATTCCGCCGCCTCTCCGGCGACGGCGAGCATGGATTCCGCGCCGGCCGCTGCTGCCGGCACGAAGGACGTCGTGGAGACCGCCATCGCCGCCGGCACGTTCAACACGCTGGCGAAGGCCCTCACCGCGGCCGGACTGGTCGAGACGCTGAAGGGCGCCGGTCCGTTCACGGTCCTCGCGCCGACCGACGAGGCGTTCGCCAAGATCCCCGCCAAGGATCTCGAGGCGCTGCTCGCCGACAAGGCTGCACTGACGAAGGTGCTGACCTACCATGTGATCGCGGGCAACGTGCCGGCCTCGCAGGTGACGACCATGTCCGAGGCAACCTCGCTCGAGGGCAGCAAGATCGCGATCAAGGTCGTGGACGGGAAGGTCGAGCTGAATGGCACGAGCATGGTGACGGCGACGGACGTGCCGGCATCGAACGGCGTGATCCACGTGATCAACACGGTGCTGATGCCGCCGAAGCCGTAG
- a CDS encoding alpha/beta hydrolase, protein MSGSLLLAVTFGAATLVAACGVALVVYVAHRFTTPKRVSVPSLSHVSAERVEFPARHDRLRLAAWYCPAPQANGVVILVHGRDACRGVELRNSSDTIVERLTAAGLSVLLLDLRGHGDSAPSRLTFGRLEQRDVLGAVDYVLRRGYRRGAVGVLGASMGGASAIAAAVAEPAIGALVTDSAYADLGDLLRCQFTRLTRLPTALLGSALLAARMLTGVDLVHDAPVHLMVGMRGRPTLVIHAAGDPFVPVRHARELAIAGGTTLWVTESDRHLGSFASGVVEYADVVVHFLVRHLLAPAIESARERASPDPLQHAGASA, encoded by the coding sequence ATGTCAGGCTCATTGCTGCTCGCGGTCACGTTCGGTGCCGCCACGCTCGTCGCCGCCTGCGGCGTTGCACTGGTCGTGTATGTCGCGCATCGGTTCACCACGCCGAAGCGTGTGAGCGTCCCGTCGCTGAGCCATGTGTCCGCGGAACGGGTGGAGTTCCCGGCGCGACACGATCGGCTGCGGCTGGCGGCCTGGTACTGTCCTGCGCCGCAGGCGAACGGTGTCGTGATCCTGGTGCACGGTCGCGATGCCTGCCGGGGCGTGGAGCTTCGCAACAGCAGCGACACCATCGTGGAGCGGCTCACGGCTGCGGGCCTGAGCGTGCTGCTGCTCGACCTGCGCGGCCACGGGGACAGTGCTCCCTCGCGGCTCACCTTCGGCCGGCTCGAGCAGCGGGACGTGCTCGGCGCCGTGGACTACGTCTTGCGCCGCGGGTACCGGCGGGGCGCGGTCGGCGTGCTGGGGGCGTCGATGGGTGGCGCGAGTGCGATTGCCGCCGCGGTGGCGGAGCCGGCGATCGGCGCGCTCGTCACCGACAGTGCCTATGCCGATCTCGGCGACCTGCTCCGCTGCCAGTTCACGCGCCTGACGCGGCTGCCAACGGCGCTGCTGGGCAGCGCCCTGCTGGCGGCGCGGATGCTCACCGGCGTGGATCTCGTGCACGATGCGCCGGTGCACCTGATGGTGGGGATGCGCGGCCGACCCACGCTGGTGATCCACGCGGCCGGCGACCCGTTCGTGCCGGTGCGTCATGCCCGCGAGCTGGCCATCGCCGGTGGCACGACGTTGTGGGTGACGGAGAGCGACCGTCACCTCGGGTCGTTCGCCAGCGGTGTGGTGGAGTACGCCGATGTGGTCGTGCACTTCCTCGTGCGGCACCTCCTGGCTCCCGCGATCGAGAGTGCGCGTGAGCGCGCTTCGCCGGACCCGCTCCAGCACGCCGGCGCGTCGGCCTGA
- a CDS encoding PKD domain-containing protein: MPIASVSVRRVTTVAVLVPAGHRTGQIVRRLATAFCVLLAACGGDSTSQPPGSGGGAVTLAVRAGDGQQAAPGTAVAAAPVVVATNAAGQPQPGVVVTFAIDSGAGTVATAQATTAADGTASPGRWTLGAAEGVNVLRVSAAGANTLRFRAVAVLASTPLLTDVAVPVTGGTLKVTVPGNPFDGLTLAVPAAAYDSPAVFSIAARTSAPPTLPAGYAQVGQALVITTAQAFATLPMVLTIPVSVASPDTALAAFFVDQATGALEPVPVAARTATTLSVFSRHFTQDRLLKRQGAPRVTPKVAGNVPPLATAGFSPVILIVVSVPVARLNALTATGFLPGRDDWEFANYGTILAPAGACAGMSISAMYYYYALRDGGPLNGRYNTVTTEPHRHDTNTGGMRLASVVQKDADQSVILTWERVVNGFAALTMVPRARLYYQSLVMAMQVTRMPQLVAIFGDSVGHAVVAYGSENGVVSFADPNEPGTARTMTFASDAFVPFPFKSSGSRPSKTIRRVEPLGASAMIDDAALAAGWAQVPDASIGRSRFPQTRLQRWDSFADTYADIDTSQAVLVTAEQEFRVRTKCRTGCDLAYMPDTLINTRIISTAGVLLHDGDEGDASVTLMRGVQRLGIIESAISPLDTATTWSRFRWISVNYQPVLLEPVRPLIRVDSTLRFTVTATDLAPLVTRYAWSFSDGTPAVNTTTPSVSHKYTAAGDYVARVVLHDARGTILGRDTTVVSVGTLPLVGWALRTVTVQAATLPAGGIGTERSDTLAYNFATAVMSRMTGAPANTALFVGGVAVTGPSCNAGAILQQAPPGVTPADSLVSAHFVGLLGTCGDPDFTGTLVMGPLGAGTVVGSAAAVFNPDLIVVPGGSIAATMTGKALAGTFVWNVRYSTGLGTYTVAFTAVQVRPK, encoded by the coding sequence GTGCCAATTGCCTCTGTCTCAGTCCGTCGCGTCACCACCGTCGCCGTGCTGGTTCCCGCCGGACACCGCACCGGCCAGATCGTGCGACGCCTCGCCACCGCGTTCTGCGTGCTGCTCGCCGCCTGCGGCGGCGATTCCACCAGCCAGCCCCCCGGCTCGGGCGGTGGTGCCGTGACGCTCGCCGTGCGCGCGGGTGACGGCCAGCAGGCCGCGCCAGGAACGGCGGTGGCGGCCGCGCCGGTCGTCGTCGCCACCAATGCCGCCGGCCAGCCGCAGCCGGGTGTCGTGGTCACGTTCGCGATCGACTCAGGTGCGGGCACCGTGGCGACCGCACAGGCCACCACGGCCGCCGATGGCACGGCCAGTCCGGGACGCTGGACGCTCGGTGCCGCGGAGGGCGTCAATGTGCTGCGCGTGTCGGCGGCCGGCGCCAACACACTGCGTTTCCGCGCCGTCGCCGTTCTGGCCTCGACGCCGCTGCTCACCGACGTCGCAGTGCCCGTGACCGGCGGCACCCTCAAGGTCACCGTGCCCGGCAACCCGTTCGATGGGCTCACGCTCGCCGTTCCCGCCGCCGCATACGACAGTCCCGCCGTGTTCTCGATTGCCGCGCGCACCAGCGCACCGCCCACACTTCCCGCCGGGTACGCGCAGGTTGGCCAGGCCCTCGTGATCACCACCGCGCAGGCCTTCGCCACGCTGCCGATGGTGCTCACGATTCCGGTGTCGGTCGCGTCGCCAGACACTGCGCTGGCCGCGTTCTTCGTGGACCAGGCCACCGGTGCCCTCGAGCCGGTGCCGGTGGCCGCACGCACGGCGACGACGCTGAGCGTGTTCAGCCGCCACTTCACGCAGGACCGCTTGCTGAAGCGCCAGGGCGCCCCACGCGTCACCCCGAAGGTGGCCGGCAACGTGCCGCCGCTGGCCACCGCCGGGTTCTCACCGGTCATCCTGATCGTGGTGTCGGTGCCGGTGGCGCGGCTGAATGCCCTCACGGCCACGGGGTTCCTGCCGGGGCGCGACGACTGGGAGTTCGCGAACTACGGCACGATCCTCGCACCGGCCGGCGCCTGCGCGGGCATGTCGATCAGTGCGATGTACTACTACTACGCACTGCGGGACGGCGGGCCGCTGAACGGCCGCTACAACACCGTGACCACGGAACCACACCGCCACGACACCAACACCGGTGGCATGCGCCTCGCCTCGGTGGTGCAGAAGGACGCGGACCAGTCGGTCATCCTGACCTGGGAACGCGTCGTGAACGGCTTCGCGGCGCTGACGATGGTGCCGCGTGCGCGGTTGTACTACCAGTCTCTGGTGATGGCGATGCAGGTGACGCGGATGCCGCAACTGGTGGCCATCTTCGGTGACAGCGTCGGGCACGCGGTGGTGGCGTACGGCAGCGAGAACGGCGTCGTCTCGTTCGCGGATCCGAACGAACCCGGCACCGCGCGCACGATGACCTTCGCCAGCGATGCCTTCGTGCCCTTCCCGTTCAAGTCCTCCGGCAGCCGGCCCTCGAAGACGATCCGGCGGGTGGAACCGCTCGGCGCCTCGGCGATGATCGACGACGCCGCGCTGGCCGCCGGCTGGGCCCAGGTGCCCGACGCGTCGATCGGGCGCAGCCGGTTCCCGCAGACCCGGCTGCAGCGCTGGGACTCCTTCGCCGACACGTATGCGGACATCGACACCTCGCAGGCCGTGCTGGTGACGGCTGAGCAGGAATTCCGCGTGCGCACGAAGTGCCGCACCGGCTGTGACCTGGCGTACATGCCCGACACCCTCATCAACACCAGGATCATCTCGACCGCCGGCGTGCTCCTGCATGATGGCGACGAGGGTGATGCGTCGGTGACCCTCATGCGCGGGGTGCAGCGCCTCGGCATCATCGAGTCCGCGATCTCCCCGCTCGACACGGCCACCACCTGGAGCCGGTTCCGCTGGATCTCGGTCAACTACCAGCCCGTGCTGCTGGAGCCGGTCCGGCCGCTGATCCGCGTGGACTCCACGCTGCGCTTCACGGTCACCGCCACCGACCTCGCGCCGCTCGTGACGCGATACGCCTGGTCGTTCAGCGACGGCACGCCCGCCGTGAACACGACCACGCCCTCCGTGTCGCACAAGTACACGGCGGCGGGAGACTACGTGGCCCGGGTCGTGCTCCATGACGCCCGCGGCACGATCCTCGGGCGCGACACGACGGTCGTGTCGGTCGGGACGCTGCCGCTGGTGGGATGGGCGCTGCGCACCGTCACGGTGCAGGCGGCCACGCTGCCCGCCGGTGGCATCGGCACCGAGCGCAGTGACACACTGGCCTACAACTTCGCCACGGCCGTGATGAGTCGCATGACCGGCGCGCCAGCCAACACGGCACTCTTCGTCGGCGGTGTGGCGGTCACCGGACCGTCCTGCAACGCCGGCGCGATCCTGCAGCAGGCGCCACCGGGCGTCACACCGGCCGACTCACTGGTCAGCGCCCACTTCGTGGGCCTGCTGGGTACCTGCGGCGATCCGGACTTCACGGGCACGCTGGTGATGGGACCGCTGGGCGCCGGCACGGTGGTGGGCAGTGCGGCGGCGGTGTTCAACCCCGACCTGATCGTGGTGCCGGGCGGCTCGATCGCGGCGACGATGACGGGGAAGGCACTGGCTGGCACGTTCGTGTGGAACGTGCGCTACAGCACCGGGCTCGGGACGTACACGGTGGCGTTCACGGCGGTGCAGGTGCGACCGAAGTGA
- a CDS encoding sigma-70 family RNA polymerase sigma factor, which translates to MSSPIATLMSGAQAGDPAAVEALFTALYAELHQLAASHLRRQSPEFTLGTTTLLHEAYLQIASREGVTFPDRPRFFAYASRVMRGMVIDRVRSRQALKRGGTFEFTTLSGVAEVAGGVSATQLDALSTAMDELSRVDAALAELVDLHFFCGFSFAEIAALRTMSERTVQRDWRKARLLLAAAAAPFDGPSVSEAAERNAHG; encoded by the coding sequence ATGAGCTCGCCGATTGCGACACTGATGTCTGGAGCGCAAGCCGGCGACCCGGCCGCCGTCGAGGCGCTGTTCACGGCACTCTACGCGGAACTGCACCAGCTGGCGGCGTCGCACCTGCGGCGCCAGTCGCCGGAATTCACGCTCGGCACCACCACGCTGCTGCATGAGGCCTACCTGCAGATCGCATCGCGCGAAGGCGTCACCTTCCCGGACCGGCCCAGGTTCTTCGCCTATGCCTCGCGCGTGATGCGTGGCATGGTCATCGACCGGGTGCGCAGCCGCCAGGCACTCAAGCGCGGCGGCACGTTCGAGTTCACGACGCTCAGCGGTGTGGCGGAGGTCGCGGGCGGCGTGAGTGCGACCCAGCTCGACGCGCTCTCGACCGCCATGGACGAACTGTCGCGCGTGGACGCGGCGCTGGCCGAACTGGTGGACCTGCACTTCTTCTGTGGCTTCAGCTTCGCGGAAATCGCCGCCCTGCGCACCATGTCGGAGCGCACGGTGCAGCGCGACTGGCGCAAGGCGCGGTTGCTGCTGGCAGCGGCCGCGGCCCCCTTCGACGGGCCATCGGTCAGCGAGGCGGCGGAGCGCAACGCACATGGCTGA
- a CDS encoding aminotransferase class V-fold PLP-dependent enzyme produces the protein MSLDRRLFLQQTLAGAVAGALLPDVGAAATLPPAAGAPGPGDAEELAAQWDIDRSVTNLENAYWGVMLRAVEQAFLDETRLLNRRNVLFVRNGIPGREYDAALERVRTDLAQLMQAPASEFAFARNGTEALQCLITQYARLRPGDAVLYADLDYDEMQQAMESLRDRRSVTVRKFAIPEPATTANILAAYERELREAPASLKLLLVTHLSNRTGVVMPVREIVAMARARGVDTIVDAAQTIGHVDFTLADLDADFVGFSLHKWLAAPIGTGAIWIRAARLADIEPCMGSTMYAADDTRSRTSIGTVNPAATLTVPAALAFHRAIGGRRKQAHLQSLREQWVHGVRDLPGMQILTPEEPARYGAVTSFRLPAMRDHREAQRMAALLLGKHRILTVARRGIAGGSAVRVTPALYNTRAEVDRLVEALRTEAAGFR, from the coding sequence ATGAGCCTCGATCGGCGCCTCTTCCTCCAGCAGACGCTCGCCGGCGCCGTCGCCGGTGCCCTCCTGCCCGATGTCGGAGCTGCGGCCACCCTGCCACCCGCCGCGGGGGCCCCCGGTCCGGGTGACGCCGAGGAGCTCGCGGCGCAGTGGGACATCGACCGGAGCGTCACCAACCTCGAGAACGCCTACTGGGGCGTGATGCTGCGGGCCGTGGAGCAGGCCTTCCTCGACGAGACGCGGCTCCTCAACCGGCGCAATGTCCTCTTCGTCCGCAACGGCATCCCGGGGCGCGAGTACGATGCCGCGCTGGAGCGGGTGCGCACGGATCTCGCGCAGCTCATGCAGGCGCCCGCGTCGGAGTTCGCGTTCGCCCGCAACGGCACCGAGGCGCTGCAGTGCCTGATCACGCAGTATGCGCGCCTGCGTCCTGGTGACGCGGTCCTGTATGCGGACCTGGACTACGACGAGATGCAGCAGGCGATGGAGTCGCTGCGTGATCGCCGGAGTGTCACCGTGCGGAAGTTCGCGATCCCCGAACCTGCCACCACGGCCAACATCCTCGCCGCGTACGAGCGCGAGCTGCGCGAGGCCCCCGCGTCGCTGAAGCTCCTGCTGGTGACCCACCTCTCGAACCGGACCGGCGTCGTCATGCCGGTGCGCGAGATCGTGGCAATGGCGCGGGCGCGGGGCGTGGACACGATCGTCGATGCTGCGCAGACGATCGGCCACGTCGACTTCACGCTCGCCGACCTCGACGCCGACTTCGTCGGCTTCTCGCTGCACAAGTGGCTGGCGGCGCCCATCGGCACCGGCGCCATCTGGATCCGCGCCGCGCGCTTGGCCGACATCGAGCCCTGCATGGGCAGCACCATGTACGCGGCCGACGACACCCGCAGCCGCACCAGCATCGGCACGGTGAACCCGGCCGCGACACTCACCGTCCCGGCCGCGCTGGCGTTCCATCGCGCCATCGGCGGACGCCGCAAGCAGGCGCACCTGCAGTCGTTGCGCGAGCAGTGGGTGCACGGGGTCCGGGACCTGCCCGGCATGCAGATCCTCACACCCGAGGAGCCGGCGCGGTACGGCGCCGTGACGAGCTTTCGCCTGCCGGCCATGCGGGACCACCGCGAGGCGCAGCGCATGGCGGCACTGCTGCTCGGGAAGCACCGCATCCTCACGGTGGCGCGGCGCGGCATCGCCGGTGGCAGTGCGGTGCGCGTGACACCGGCGCTCTACAACACCCGCGCCGAGGTGGACCGGCTGGTGGAGGCACTGCGAACCGAGGCGGCCGGGTTCCGCTGA
- a CDS encoding serine/threonine protein kinase — MSEIDAVRWLHLSPLLDTALELDETERESWLTALATTDPQGAEELRALLARDRTSTGTGTVTQVLRALNTPAPDLTGSTIGDWTIVAPLGAGGMGSVWLADRSDGRYTGRSAVKLLNLRALDAIGMHRFQQEGTMLAQLTHPNIGRLLNAGVRDTGQPYLVLEYVDGERIDQWCDTRRLTVGARLALFAQVCAAVEHAHAHVVIHRDLKPSNVLVTQDGTVKLLDFGVGRLLHDEPRRADETSVDAPATLPFTPAYAAPEQLAGRHESAATDIYALGVLLHVLLTGALPSRPAALPSDTAAQQAADRLDARQVSATGLRAALRGDLDAILLCALHDDPTRRYQSVTAFANDLRRTVEHEPVSVRRGGLGEQALKFIRRNRMATGSAAAVALALITGTAVAVRQMREANVQRDRAAFGAEVSRAAGDMQLQMLSLIGPGGRQLSPTEVLARGRATIETRYRDRPAMLSSLLSNLADRYADLNDLASQRDLLYSAAQAAGRAGEPAREAGALCLTGWVLLQQGQGDSAAVMIQRAMALPRAVTDDSVAMVVACNTARAVQLTQRQQLDSALGLSRQSLHLLEHVGDTLSSNYATALNNFGGILIGTGRLREASRTFERCTAVLQRIGRGDTEGASVVVGNQAVALIGIGQFRDARLVLDREQARIRGQEASVTLPLVLRYRALQLASRLRQVDSLERLARGLFTDSQARNPLVQVEARALLVSALMDAGRAADAMRLHTELQGMLPGAPPQPRLLALVAVADAAVRAGQRGAAIALDSLDAYIRRSARAKAGDDTFLYPALLRGSLLAAAASDPARALSLAQRAATSATTDSVALSRSALVGDALAAGARAQLLLGDAERARKAGEAALGPLRSGYGADHPQVRALERWLRDSLTLPSARRATMSR, encoded by the coding sequence ATGTCCGAGATCGACGCGGTACGCTGGTTGCACCTGAGCCCGCTGCTCGATACCGCGCTCGAACTCGACGAGACCGAACGCGAGTCGTGGCTGACCGCCCTCGCCACCACGGATCCGCAGGGTGCCGAGGAGCTGCGGGCGCTGCTGGCACGCGACCGGACTTCCACAGGCACGGGCACGGTGACGCAGGTGCTGCGCGCGCTGAACACGCCGGCGCCCGACCTGACGGGATCGACCATCGGCGACTGGACCATCGTCGCACCTCTCGGGGCCGGCGGCATGGGCAGCGTCTGGCTCGCGGACCGATCCGATGGCCGCTACACCGGCCGGTCTGCCGTGAAGCTCCTGAACCTGCGCGCCCTCGACGCCATCGGCATGCACCGGTTCCAGCAGGAGGGCACCATGCTCGCGCAGCTCACGCACCCCAACATCGGCCGGCTGCTGAACGCCGGCGTGCGTGACACCGGCCAGCCTTACCTCGTGCTGGAGTACGTCGACGGGGAACGGATCGACCAGTGGTGCGACACCCGCCGCCTCACGGTCGGCGCACGCCTTGCCCTCTTTGCACAGGTGTGCGCCGCGGTGGAGCACGCCCACGCACACGTCGTGATCCACCGCGACCTGAAGCCGTCGAACGTGCTGGTCACGCAGGATGGCACCGTGAAGCTGCTCGACTTCGGTGTCGGTCGCCTGCTCCACGACGAGCCCCGCCGCGCCGACGAGACCTCCGTCGATGCGCCGGCCACCCTGCCGTTCACGCCGGCCTACGCCGCGCCGGAACAGCTCGCGGGACGCCACGAATCCGCGGCGACGGACATCTACGCACTGGGGGTGCTGCTGCACGTGCTGCTGACCGGTGCGCTGCCGTCACGACCGGCGGCACTGCCCAGTGACACCGCCGCCCAGCAGGCCGCTGACCGACTCGATGCACGCCAGGTGTCGGCCACCGGGCTGCGTGCGGCGCTGCGCGGCGACCTCGATGCCATCCTGCTCTGTGCACTGCACGACGATCCCACGCGACGCTACCAGAGCGTGACCGCGTTCGCGAACGACCTGCGGCGTACCGTGGAGCATGAGCCGGTGTCGGTGCGCCGGGGCGGGCTGGGTGAGCAGGCGCTGAAGTTCATCCGCCGGAACCGGATGGCCACCGGGTCGGCGGCGGCCGTTGCACTGGCGCTGATCACCGGCACTGCAGTGGCGGTGAGGCAGATGCGGGAAGCGAACGTGCAGCGAGATCGCGCCGCCTTCGGTGCCGAAGTGTCGCGGGCGGCTGGCGACATGCAACTGCAGATGCTGAGCCTGATCGGACCTGGCGGGCGCCAGCTCTCGCCGACGGAGGTGCTGGCGCGCGGTCGCGCGACCATCGAGACGCGCTACCGGGACCGGCCCGCCATGCTCAGCAGCCTGCTCAGCAACCTCGCCGACCGCTACGCCGACCTCAATGACCTGGCCAGCCAGCGGGACCTGCTGTATTCCGCCGCGCAGGCGGCAGGTCGCGCCGGCGAACCCGCGCGCGAGGCCGGTGCGCTCTGCCTCACGGGGTGGGTGCTGCTCCAGCAGGGGCAGGGCGATTCCGCCGCCGTGATGATCCAGCGTGCGATGGCGCTGCCCCGCGCCGTCACCGACGATTCCGTCGCCATGGTGGTGGCGTGCAACACGGCGCGTGCCGTGCAACTCACCCAGCGCCAGCAACTCGATTCCGCGCTGGGGCTGTCACGGCAGTCGCTGCACCTGCTGGAGCATGTGGGTGACACGCTGAGCAGCAACTATGCCACCGCACTGAACAACTTCGGCGGCATCCTCATCGGCACCGGCCGCCTGCGCGAGGCGAGCCGGACGTTCGAGCGCTGCACGGCGGTGCTGCAGCGCATCGGCCGCGGCGACACGGAAGGCGCATCGGTGGTGGTGGGAAACCAGGCCGTGGCACTGATCGGCATCGGGCAGTTCCGTGACGCGCGCCTGGTGCTGGACCGTGAGCAGGCACGCATCCGTGGCCAGGAGGCGTCGGTCACGCTCCCGCTCGTGCTGCGATACCGCGCACTGCAACTGGCCAGCCGGCTGCGACAGGTCGACAGCCTCGAACGCCTGGCGCGCGGGCTGTTCACCGACAGCCAGGCACGCAACCCGCTGGTGCAGGTCGAGGCCCGCGCGCTGCTGGTGTCGGCGCTGATGGACGCGGGACGCGCCGCCGATGCGATGCGGCTGCACACGGAGCTGCAGGGCATGCTGCCCGGCGCTCCGCCGCAGCCGCGCCTGCTGGCGCTGGTCGCGGTGGCCGACGCCGCCGTGCGCGCCGGACAGCGCGGCGCCGCGATCGCACTCGACTCGCTCGACGCGTACATCCGGCGCTCGGCCAGGGCGAAGGCCGGTGACGACACGTTCCTGTATCCGGCGCTGCTGCGCGGCAGCCTCCTGGCCGCCGCGGCCAGCGATCCCGCACGCGCGCTGTCGCTCGCGCAACGAGCGGCGACGTCGGCGACCACCGATTCGGTCGCACTCTCGCGGAGTGCGCTGGTCGGCGATGCGCTGGCCGCCGGCGCGCGGGCGCAGCTGCTGCTCGGAGATGCGGAGCGGGCGCGGAAGGCAGGCGAGGCCGCGCTCGGCCCGCTGCGCTCCGGCTATGGCGCCGACCATCCGCAGGTGCGGGCGCTGGAGCGCTGGCTCCGCGATTCGCTCACGCTGCCGTCCGCGCGACGCGCGACGATGTCGCGCTGA
- a CDS encoding beta-lactamase family protein has product MNQRMPCTGPVPRIACRNRVGVVGALVTITALTGCASAPAWRFDSTRERALAGAMQAAVTAGDVTGLTVLVTSRDSILFHRTAGRLAPGSAATVGTDAVFNIASMTKPVTALAAMMLVEDGRLALDAPASTYLPELVGRGVLLRVDSARRTVITRPASREITVRDLMRHTSGIGYAFSNPALHDVERFTSIPERDWPLVHDPGARWTYGMGPSYLGWIVERIAGMPLESFFRQRIFTPLGMHETSYVLPPSRASRLMALSDRRGDSLVARPRPDSVQAEGFGDGNLFSTAPDYARFMQLLLGRGTWRGTRLVREASIRELMRDQLGALTVLRQPTTDPALSAPFPDGATRDGFSLAFQVARGHPDGRPDGSLSWAGLYNTHLWIDPPNGIGVLVLTQVLPFHDPRVMDVVRAVEHALYLPLAAH; this is encoded by the coding sequence ATGAATCAGCGCATGCCGTGCACCGGCCCGGTGCCACGGATCGCATGCCGCAACAGGGTGGGCGTCGTTGGCGCGCTGGTGACGATCACGGCGCTCACCGGCTGTGCGAGCGCGCCGGCGTGGCGCTTCGACAGCACGCGGGAGCGGGCACTTGCGGGCGCAATGCAGGCCGCCGTCACGGCCGGCGACGTCACCGGACTCACCGTGCTCGTGACCAGCCGCGACAGCATCCTGTTTCACCGCACGGCCGGCCGGCTCGCCCCCGGCAGTGCAGCGACGGTCGGCACGGACGCGGTCTTCAACATCGCATCGATGACGAAGCCCGTCACCGCCCTCGCCGCGATGATGCTGGTGGAGGACGGCAGGCTCGCACTCGACGCACCGGCGTCCACCTACCTCCCCGAACTGGTGGGGCGCGGCGTGCTGCTGCGCGTCGATTCCGCGCGTCGCACCGTGATCACGCGACCGGCGAGCCGTGAGATCACGGTGCGTGACCTGATGCGCCACACGTCCGGCATCGGCTACGCGTTCTCGAACCCGGCGTTGCATGACGTGGAGCGGTTCACCTCGATCCCCGAGCGCGACTGGCCACTCGTGCATGACCCCGGCGCACGCTGGACCTACGGCATGGGCCCGTCGTACCTCGGCTGGATCGTCGAACGCATCGCGGGCATGCCGCTCGAATCGTTCTTCCGCCAGCGGATCTTCACGCCACTCGGCATGCACGAGACGTCGTACGTGCTGCCGCCATCCCGGGCGTCACGGCTGATGGCCCTCTCCGACCGCCGTGGCGACAGCCTCGTGGCGCGACCGCGGCCTGACTCCGTGCAGGCCGAGGGGTTCGGCGATGGCAACCTGTTCTCGACGGCGCCGGACTACGCGCGGTTCATGCAGCTGCTCCTGGGGCGCGGCACGTGGCGCGGCACACGTCTCGTGCGCGAGGCATCGATCCGTGAGCTGATGCGCGACCAGCTCGGTGCACTGACGGTCCTCAGGCAGCCCACCACCGATCCCGCACTGTCGGCGCCGTTCCCGGACGGTGCCACGCGTGATGGGTTCAGCCTCGCCTTCCAGGTGGCACGCGGGCATCCTGACGGCCGGCCGGATGGATCGCTGAGCTGGGCGGGCCTGTACAACACGCACCTGTGGATCGATCCGCCCAACGGCATCGGCGTGCTGGTGCTGACGCAAGTGCTGCCCTTCCATGATCCGCGCGTGATGGACGTCGTGCGGGCGGTCGAACATGCCCTCTACCTGCCGCTCGCGGCGCACTGA